The Cyclopterus lumpus isolate fCycLum1 chromosome 6, fCycLum1.pri, whole genome shotgun sequence genome contains a region encoding:
- the mon2 gene encoding protein MON2 homolog isoform X3, whose product MSTSSPEAVKKLLENMQTDLRSLSMECKKKFPPVKEAAESGIVKVKTIAARNTGILAALKENSLEVVQPFLMGCGTKEPKITQLCLAAIQRLMSHEVVSEAAAGNIINMLWQLMENGLEELKLLQTVLVLLTTNTVVHDEVLSKAIVLCFRLHFTKDNITNNTAAATVRQVVTVVFERMVAEDERFKGIVEQPPPVQGNTNRRSVSTLRPSAKDAYMLFQDLCQLVNADAPYWLVGMTEMTRTFGLELLESVLNDFPGVFLQHQEFSFLLKERVCPLVIKLFSPNIKFRQGCNSAASPAPVEKPYFPICMRLLRVVSVLIKHFYTLLVTECEIFLSLLVKFLDGEKPQWLRAVAVESVHRLCVQPHLLRSFCQSYDMKQHSTKVFRDIVNALGSFIQSLFIIPNAGNSTAVSAPAGGSGSGAQGGAQGGPGTGGVSGNLTTQAAFEYRGTWIPLMTVSVQGSAKATYLEMLDKVEPPSIPEGYAMSVAFSALLDLVRGITSMIERELAVEEEAAAEFRETHPAQAWQPQPGVHLVWEEMVSACWCGLLAALSLLLDASTDETATENILKAELTMASLCGRLGLVTPRDAFITAICKASLPPHYALTVLSCNTANLSSKAYSIQGHSVQIISPSSESHQQVVAVGQPLTSQPQGTVVLTAKNIQCMRTLLNLAHCHGAVLGTSWQLVLATLQHLVWILGLKPGMGGALKPGRAVEGPSTVLTTAVMTDLPIISNILSRLFESSQYLDDVSLHHLINALCSLSLEAMEMASGNNKEPSLFAVAKLLETGLVNMDRIEILWRPLTGHLLEKVCQHPNSRMREWGAEALTALIKASLAYKHDPPLAQNQRLQLLLLNPLKELSNVLHADIRQKQLESVLQILQSQGDSLGPGWPLVLGVIGAIRNDQGESLIRTAFQCLQLVVTDFLPTMPCTCLQIVVDVAGSFGLQNQELNISLTSIGLLWNISDYFFQRGEAIIQELEREEEALQKRAQEKGETLNRPFHPAPPFDCLWLCLYAKLGEMCVDPRPAVRKSAGQTLFSTIAAHGTLLQQPTWHIVVWKVLFQLLDCVRASSTTADKEKIESGGGNILIHHSRDTAEKQWAETWVLTLAGVARIFNTRRYLLQQLGDFFEAWEVLLNHIQSAALSKNNEVSLAALKSFQEILQIVTPVKDSDRPCDAFAAMGVPPVLIDPFSASGPGRPLVRSDSLVERLTRYNGAELQAPPPGEESALEDSALWWSAWNTWYRTGTDSTRPPSGPTEKFSFIPSQPFLTALIQIFPALYQHIKANFSMEDLKKLGVILHGAVSVPISSDASPFILPSYTEAVLTSLQEAVLTALDVLQKAICVGPENLQVMYPAIFEQLLLFVEFSCKPPQYGRMETKHVANAKYNQAEWVALNYVPFAERSLEVVVDLYHKTACHKAVINEKVLQNIIKTLRMPLGLKYACPAESTWKLAVSSLLKVLSIGLPVARQHASSGKFDTMWPELANAFEDFLFTKSTPPDNLSIQEFQKNEAVDVEVVQLISTEILPFANFIPKDFVGQIMAMLNRGSIHSQSPSFTEAEIDVRMREEFSKVCFETLLQFSFSNKVSTPQEGYISRMALSVLLKRSQDVLRRYVEDERLSGHCPLPRQQVTEIIFVLKAISTLMDSLKKTQPENVDGITWAQVIALYPTLVECVTCSSPEVSSALKEALGPFKDFMQPPVSRVQNGES is encoded by the exons gccgCAGAGTCGGGCATCGTGAAGGTTAAGACCATTGCTGCCAGGAATACTGGCATACTGGCAG CTCTGAAGGAGAACAGCTTAGAGGTCGTGCAGCCTTTTCTGATGGGCTGCGGCACCAAAGAGCCAAAGATCACCCAGCTGTGTCTGGCAGCCATCCAGAGACTCATGTCCCACGAGGTGGTGTCGGAG GCAGCGGCGGGGAACATCATCAACATGTTGTGGCAGCTGATGGAAAACGGTTTGGAGGAGCTGAAACTTTTACAGACGGTCCTGGTCCTGCTAACGACAAACACGGTCGTACACGATGAAGTACTTTCCAAG GCCATTGTGCTGTGTTTCCGACTTCACTTCACCAAGGACAACATAACCAACAACACGGCGGCCGCCACCGTCAGACAGGTCGTCACTGTGGTCTTCGAGAGGATGGTGGCGGAGGACGAGCGGTTCAAAG GCATTGTGGAACAGCCTCCTCCTGTCCAGGGAAACACCAACAGGCGTTCTGTCAGTACGCTGAGGCCCAGTGCTAAAGATGCATACATGCTGTTCCAG GACTTGTGCCAGCTCGTGAATGCCGACGCCCCCTACTGGCTGGTGGGGATGACAGAGATGACCCGGACGTTTggcctggagctgctggagtCTGTTCTTAATGACTTTCCGGGCGTGTTCCTTCAG CACCAagagttcagcttcctgctGAAGGAACGGGTTTGTCCCCTCGTCATCAAGCTCTTCTCCCCCAACATCAAGTTCCGCCAGGGCTGCAACAGCGCCGCCTCACCGGCGCCCGTGGAGAAACCGTACTTCCCCATCTGCATGAGGCTGCTGCGCGTGGTCTCGGTCCTCATCAAGCACTTCTACACCTTGCTG GTGACTGAGTGTGAGATCTTCTTGTCCCTGCTGGTGAAGTTTCTGGACGGGGAGAAGCCGCAGTGGCTGAGGGCGGTGGCTGTGGAATCCGTGCATAGGCTATGTGTGCAGCCACATTTATTACG TTCGTTCTGCCAGTCATACGACATGAAGCAGCACTCCACCAAGGTATTCAGAGACATTGTCAACGCCCTGGGCTCCTTCATCCAGTCCCTCTTCATCATCCCCAATGCGGGCAACAGTACTGCTGTCAGTGCACCTGCTG gTGGCTCAGGTTCAGGGGCCCAGGGCGGCGCGCAGGGTGGCCCGGGGACGGGAGGGGTCAGTGGCAACCTGACCACCCAGGCTGCGTTTGAATACCGCGGCACCTGGATCCCCCTCATGACTGTTAGTGTGCAGGGCAGCGCCAAGGCCACCTA TCTAGAGATGCTGGACAAGGTGGAGCCCCCGTCCATCCCGGAGGGCTACGCCATGTCTGTGGCCTTCAGTGCCCTACTGGACCTGGTGCGGGGCATCACCTCCATGATCGAGAGAGAGTtggcagtggaggaggaggcggctgCCGAGTTCAGGGAGACTCATCCTGCTCAGGCGTGGCAGCCACAACCTG GAGTTCACCTGGTGTGGGAGGAGATGGTCAGTGCCTGCTGGTGTGGTCTACTGGCGGCTCTTTCTCTGCTGCTAGACGCCAg CACCGATGAGACGGCCACAGAGAACATCCTCAAGGCGGAGCTGACCATGGCCTCGCTGTGTGGTCGGCTGGGCTTGGTGACGCCCCGTGACGCCTTCATCACGGCCATCTGCAAGGCCTCCCTGCCGCCGCACTACGCCCTGACCGTGTTGAGCTGCAACACCGCCAACCTCTCCAGCAAAG CCTACTCCATCCAGGGCCATAGTGTGCAGATCATCAGCCCCTCCAGTGAATCTCATCAGCAGGTGGTGGCCGTGGGGCAGCCGCTCACCTCGCAGCCCCAGGGCACCGTGGTG CTGACTGCCAAGAACATCCAGTGCATGCGAACCCTGTTGAACCTGGCCCACTGCCATGGGGCCGTGCTGGGCACCTCCTGGCAGCTGGTACTGGCTACGCTGCAG CACTTAGTGTGGATCCTCGGGCTCAAGCCGGGGATGGGCGGTGCCCTGAAGCCCGGCCGAGCCGTGGAGGGACCCAGCACG GTGCTGACCACAGCTGTGATGACGGACCTCCCCATCATCTCCAATATCCTGTCCAGACTATTCGAGAGTTCCCA GTACCTGGATGATGTGTCCCTGCATCACCTGATCAACGCTCTCTGTTCCCTCTCCCTGGAAGCCATGGAAATGGCTTCTGGAAACAACAAG GAGCCATCTCTGTTTGCTGTGGCCAAGCTGCTGGAGACGGGCCTCGTCAACATGGATCGTATAGAGATCCTTTGGAGACCCCTAACCGGCCACTTATTGGAG AAG GTCTGCCAGCACCCAAACTCCAGGATGAGAGAGTGGGGGGCCGAGGCGTTGACGGCACTCATCAAGGCCAGCCTGGCCTACAAACACGACCCTCCGCTGGCGCAAAATCAG CGGCTGCAGCTTCTGTTGCTGAACCCCCTGAAGGAGTTGTCCAACGTGCTGCATGCCGACATCCGGCAGAAACAGCTGGAGAGTGTCCTGCAGATCCTGCAGAGCCAGGGAGACAGCCTGGGGCCCGGTTGGCCGCTCGTCCTAGGGGTCATCGGAGCCATCCGCAATGATCAAGG CGAGTCATTGATCCGAACAGCCTTCCAGTGCCTGCAGTTGGTGGTGACGGACTTCCTACCCACCATGCCTTGCACGTGCCTCCAGATCGTAGTCGATGTAGCCGGCAGCTTCGGCCTGCAGAACCAGGAGCTCAACATCAGCCTCACCTCCATTGGCCTGCTG TGGAACATTTCGGACTACTTCTTCCAAAGGGGCGAAGCCATCATACAGGAgttggagagggaggaggaggccctGCAGAAGCGGGCccaggagaaaggagagaccCTGAACAGGCCATTCCACCCCGCCCCGCCCTTTGATTGCCTGTGGCTGTGCCTGTATGCCAAGCTGGGCGAGATGTGCGTGGACCCGCGGCCCGCCGTGCGCAAAAGCGCCGGGCAGACGTTGTTCTCCACCATAGCAGCACACGGGACCCTGCTGCAGCAGCCCACATGGCACATTGTGGTCTGGAAG GTGCTGTTCCAGCTGCTCGACTGCGTGAGGGCGTCGTCCACCACGGCGGACAAGGAGAAGATCGAGTCTGGCGGGGGGAACATCCTCATCCACCACTCGCGCGACACAGCCGAAAAACAGTGGGCGGAGACGTGGGTGCTGACGCTCGCCGGAGTGGCGCGCATTTTCAACACCAGGCGGTATCTCCTCCAGCAGTTAG GTGATTTCTTCGAGGCCTGGGAGGTGCTGCTTAACCACATTCAGTCGGCCGCTCTCAGCAAAAACAACGAGGTCTCCCTGGCTGCCCTCAAGAGCTTTCAGGAGATCCTACAGATTGTTACACCTGTTAAAGACTCCGACCGACCTTGTGACGCGTTCGCTGCTATGGGCGTCCCCCCGGTGCTCATCGACCCCTTCTCGGCGTCTGGCCCTGGCAGACCCCTGGTGCGCTCGGATTCACTGGTAGAGCGGCTGACGCGGTACAACGGCGCTGAGCTGCAGGCCCCTCCCCCGGGGGAGGAGTCCGCCTTGGAAGACTCTGCGTTGTGGTGGTCGGCGTGGAACACGTGGTATCGAACGGGAACGGACAGCACAAGACCACCGAGTGGCCCGACGGAGAAGTTCTCCTTCATCCCCAGCCAGCCCTTCCTCACAGCATTGATCCAGATTTTCCCCGCACTCTACCAGCACATAAAAGCCAACTTCAGTATGGAGGATCTGAAGAAGCTGGGGGTCATCCTCCACGGGGCCGTGTCGGTGCCCATCAGCAGTGACGCCTCGCCCTTCATCCTCCCCTCCTACACTGAGGCGGTGCTCACCAGCCTGCAGGAAGCTGTGCTCACCGCTCTGGACGTTTTGCAGAAG GCCATCTGCGTCGGCCCGGAGAACCTGCAGGTCATGTACCCGGCCATCTTTGAACAGCTGCTCCTCTTTGTGGAGTTCTCCTGCAAGCCTCCTCAGTACGGCCGGATGGAAACCAAACACGTGGCCAATGCCAAATACAACCAG GCGGAATGGGTTGCCTTAAACTATGTGCCCTTTGCTGAGCGCTCcttggaggtggtggtggaccTGTACCATAAAACGGCGTGCCACAAAGCTGTCATCAATGAGAAGGTTCTGCAGAACATAATCAAG ACTTTACGAATGCCCTTGGGTTTGAAGTACGCCTGTCCAGCCGAGAGCACCTGGAAGCTCGCCGTTTCGTCTCTGCTCAAGGTGCTGTCCATTGGACTGCCGGTGGCACGCCAGCACGCCTCGTCCGGAAAGTTCGACACTATGTGGCCCGAGCTGGCCAATGCCTTTGAAGACTTTCTTTTTACCAAAAG CACACCTCCAGATAACCTGTCCATCCAAGAATTTCAGAAGAATGAAGCCGTTGATGTTGAG gtGGTCCAGCTGATCAGCACAGAGATTTTACCGTTTGCCAATTTCATCCCCAAAGACTTTGTTGGCCAGATCATGGCTATGCTCAATAGAGGTTCCATTCACTCGCAGTCTCCCTCGTTCACGG AGGCGGAGATCGACGTGCGGATGAGGGAGGAGTTTTCTAAGGTGTGCTTTGAGACGCTGCTGCAGTTCTCCTTCAGCAACAAGGTGTCCACCCCGCAGGAGGGCTACATCTCTCGCATGGCGCTCTCCGTGCTCCTCAAGAGGTCCCAGGATGTTCTCCGGCGCTACGTCGAGGACGAGAGGTTGAGCGGACACTGCCCCCTCCCCAG GCAACAAGTGACTGAGATCATCTTTGTCTTGAAAGCTATCAGCACTTTGATGGACTCGCTTAAAAAGACGCAGCCAGAAAATG TGGACGGCATCACATGGGCTCAAGTGATCGCCCTGTACCCCACGCTGGTGGAGTGCGTCACGTGCTCCTCGCCTGAGGTGAGCTCGGCCCTGAAGGAGGCCCTGGGGCCCTTTAAAGACTTTATGCAGCCGCCTGTCTCCAGGGTCCAGAACGGAGAGTCCTGA
- the mon2 gene encoding protein MON2 homolog isoform X1, with amino-acid sequence MSTSSPEAVKKLLENMQTDLRSLSMECKKKFPPVKEAAESGIVKVKTIAARNTGILAALKENSLEVVQPFLMGCGTKEPKITQLCLAAIQRLMSHEVVSEAAAGNIINMLWQLMENGLEELKLLQTVLVLLTTNTVVHDEVLSKAIVLCFRLHFTKDNITNNTAAATVRQVVTVVFERMVAEDERFKGIVEQPPPVQGNTNRRSVSTLRPSAKDAYMLFQDLCQLVNADAPYWLVGMTEMTRTFGLELLESVLNDFPGVFLQHQEFSFLLKERVCPLVIKLFSPNIKFRQGCNSAASPAPVEKPYFPICMRLLRVVSVLIKHFYTLLVTECEIFLSLLVKFLDGEKPQWLRAVAVESVHRLCVQPHLLRSFCQSYDMKQHSTKVFRDIVNALGSFIQSLFIIPNAGNSTAVSAPAGGSGSGAQGGAQGGPGTGGVSGNLTTQAAFEYRGTWIPLMTVSVQGSAKATYLEMLDKVEPPSIPEGYAMSVAFSALLDLVRGITSMIERELAVEEEAAAEFRETHPAQAWQPQPGVHLVWEEMVSACWCGLLAALSLLLDASTDETATENILKAELTMASLCGRLGLVTPRDAFITAICKASLPPHYALTVLSCNTANLSSKAYSIQGHSVQIISPSSESHQQVVAVGQPLTSQPQGTVVLTAKNIQCMRTLLNLAHCHGAVLGTSWQLVLATLQHLVWILGLKPGMGGALKPGRAVEGPSTVLTTAVMTDLPIISNILSRLFESSQYLDDVSLHHLINALCSLSLEAMEMASGNNKEPSLFAVAKLLETGLVNMDRIEILWRPLTGHLLEKVCQHPNSRMREWGAEALTALIKASLAYKHDPPLAQNQRLQLLLLNPLKELSNVLHADIRQKQLESVLQILQSQGDSLGPGWPLVLGVIGAIRNDQGESLIRTAFQCLQLVVTDFLPTMPCTCLQIVVDVAGSFGLQNQELNISLTSIGLLWNISDYFFQRGEAIIQELEREEEALQKRAQEKGETLNRPFHPAPPFDCLWLCLYAKLGEMCVDPRPAVRKSAGQTLFSTIAAHGTLLQQPTWHIVVWKVLFQLLDCVRASSTTADKEKIESGGGNILIHHSRDTAEKQWAETWVLTLAGVARIFNTRRYLLQQLGDFFEAWEVLLNHIQSAALSKNNEVSLAALKSFQEILQIVTPVKDSDRPCDAFAAMGVPPVLIDPFSASGPGRPLVRSDSLVERLTRYNGAELQAPPPGEESALEDSALWWSAWNTWYRTGTDSTRPPSGPTEKFSFIPSQPFLTALIQIFPALYQHIKANFSMEDLKKLGVILHGAVSVPISSDASPFILPSYTEAVLTSLQEAVLTALDVLQKAICVGPENLQVMYPAIFEQLLLFVEFSCKPPQYGRMETKHVANAKYNQIQLFAPAEWVALNYVPFAERSLEVVVDLYHKTACHKAVINEKVLQNIIKTLRMPLGLKYACPAESTWKLAVSSLLKVLSIGLPVARQHASSGKFDTMWPELANAFEDFLFTKSTPPDNLSIQEFQKNEAVDVEVVQLISTEILPFANFIPKDFVGQIMAMLNRGSIHSQSPSFTEAEIDVRMREEFSKVCFETLLQFSFSNKVSTPQEGYISRMALSVLLKRSQDVLRRYVEDERLSGHCPLPRQQVTEIIFVLKAISTLMDSLKKTQPENVDGITWAQVIALYPTLVECVTCSSPEVSSALKEALGPFKDFMQPPVSRVQNGES; translated from the exons gccgCAGAGTCGGGCATCGTGAAGGTTAAGACCATTGCTGCCAGGAATACTGGCATACTGGCAG CTCTGAAGGAGAACAGCTTAGAGGTCGTGCAGCCTTTTCTGATGGGCTGCGGCACCAAAGAGCCAAAGATCACCCAGCTGTGTCTGGCAGCCATCCAGAGACTCATGTCCCACGAGGTGGTGTCGGAG GCAGCGGCGGGGAACATCATCAACATGTTGTGGCAGCTGATGGAAAACGGTTTGGAGGAGCTGAAACTTTTACAGACGGTCCTGGTCCTGCTAACGACAAACACGGTCGTACACGATGAAGTACTTTCCAAG GCCATTGTGCTGTGTTTCCGACTTCACTTCACCAAGGACAACATAACCAACAACACGGCGGCCGCCACCGTCAGACAGGTCGTCACTGTGGTCTTCGAGAGGATGGTGGCGGAGGACGAGCGGTTCAAAG GCATTGTGGAACAGCCTCCTCCTGTCCAGGGAAACACCAACAGGCGTTCTGTCAGTACGCTGAGGCCCAGTGCTAAAGATGCATACATGCTGTTCCAG GACTTGTGCCAGCTCGTGAATGCCGACGCCCCCTACTGGCTGGTGGGGATGACAGAGATGACCCGGACGTTTggcctggagctgctggagtCTGTTCTTAATGACTTTCCGGGCGTGTTCCTTCAG CACCAagagttcagcttcctgctGAAGGAACGGGTTTGTCCCCTCGTCATCAAGCTCTTCTCCCCCAACATCAAGTTCCGCCAGGGCTGCAACAGCGCCGCCTCACCGGCGCCCGTGGAGAAACCGTACTTCCCCATCTGCATGAGGCTGCTGCGCGTGGTCTCGGTCCTCATCAAGCACTTCTACACCTTGCTG GTGACTGAGTGTGAGATCTTCTTGTCCCTGCTGGTGAAGTTTCTGGACGGGGAGAAGCCGCAGTGGCTGAGGGCGGTGGCTGTGGAATCCGTGCATAGGCTATGTGTGCAGCCACATTTATTACG TTCGTTCTGCCAGTCATACGACATGAAGCAGCACTCCACCAAGGTATTCAGAGACATTGTCAACGCCCTGGGCTCCTTCATCCAGTCCCTCTTCATCATCCCCAATGCGGGCAACAGTACTGCTGTCAGTGCACCTGCTG gTGGCTCAGGTTCAGGGGCCCAGGGCGGCGCGCAGGGTGGCCCGGGGACGGGAGGGGTCAGTGGCAACCTGACCACCCAGGCTGCGTTTGAATACCGCGGCACCTGGATCCCCCTCATGACTGTTAGTGTGCAGGGCAGCGCCAAGGCCACCTA TCTAGAGATGCTGGACAAGGTGGAGCCCCCGTCCATCCCGGAGGGCTACGCCATGTCTGTGGCCTTCAGTGCCCTACTGGACCTGGTGCGGGGCATCACCTCCATGATCGAGAGAGAGTtggcagtggaggaggaggcggctgCCGAGTTCAGGGAGACTCATCCTGCTCAGGCGTGGCAGCCACAACCTG GAGTTCACCTGGTGTGGGAGGAGATGGTCAGTGCCTGCTGGTGTGGTCTACTGGCGGCTCTTTCTCTGCTGCTAGACGCCAg CACCGATGAGACGGCCACAGAGAACATCCTCAAGGCGGAGCTGACCATGGCCTCGCTGTGTGGTCGGCTGGGCTTGGTGACGCCCCGTGACGCCTTCATCACGGCCATCTGCAAGGCCTCCCTGCCGCCGCACTACGCCCTGACCGTGTTGAGCTGCAACACCGCCAACCTCTCCAGCAAAG CCTACTCCATCCAGGGCCATAGTGTGCAGATCATCAGCCCCTCCAGTGAATCTCATCAGCAGGTGGTGGCCGTGGGGCAGCCGCTCACCTCGCAGCCCCAGGGCACCGTGGTG CTGACTGCCAAGAACATCCAGTGCATGCGAACCCTGTTGAACCTGGCCCACTGCCATGGGGCCGTGCTGGGCACCTCCTGGCAGCTGGTACTGGCTACGCTGCAG CACTTAGTGTGGATCCTCGGGCTCAAGCCGGGGATGGGCGGTGCCCTGAAGCCCGGCCGAGCCGTGGAGGGACCCAGCACG GTGCTGACCACAGCTGTGATGACGGACCTCCCCATCATCTCCAATATCCTGTCCAGACTATTCGAGAGTTCCCA GTACCTGGATGATGTGTCCCTGCATCACCTGATCAACGCTCTCTGTTCCCTCTCCCTGGAAGCCATGGAAATGGCTTCTGGAAACAACAAG GAGCCATCTCTGTTTGCTGTGGCCAAGCTGCTGGAGACGGGCCTCGTCAACATGGATCGTATAGAGATCCTTTGGAGACCCCTAACCGGCCACTTATTGGAG AAG GTCTGCCAGCACCCAAACTCCAGGATGAGAGAGTGGGGGGCCGAGGCGTTGACGGCACTCATCAAGGCCAGCCTGGCCTACAAACACGACCCTCCGCTGGCGCAAAATCAG CGGCTGCAGCTTCTGTTGCTGAACCCCCTGAAGGAGTTGTCCAACGTGCTGCATGCCGACATCCGGCAGAAACAGCTGGAGAGTGTCCTGCAGATCCTGCAGAGCCAGGGAGACAGCCTGGGGCCCGGTTGGCCGCTCGTCCTAGGGGTCATCGGAGCCATCCGCAATGATCAAGG CGAGTCATTGATCCGAACAGCCTTCCAGTGCCTGCAGTTGGTGGTGACGGACTTCCTACCCACCATGCCTTGCACGTGCCTCCAGATCGTAGTCGATGTAGCCGGCAGCTTCGGCCTGCAGAACCAGGAGCTCAACATCAGCCTCACCTCCATTGGCCTGCTG TGGAACATTTCGGACTACTTCTTCCAAAGGGGCGAAGCCATCATACAGGAgttggagagggaggaggaggccctGCAGAAGCGGGCccaggagaaaggagagaccCTGAACAGGCCATTCCACCCCGCCCCGCCCTTTGATTGCCTGTGGCTGTGCCTGTATGCCAAGCTGGGCGAGATGTGCGTGGACCCGCGGCCCGCCGTGCGCAAAAGCGCCGGGCAGACGTTGTTCTCCACCATAGCAGCACACGGGACCCTGCTGCAGCAGCCCACATGGCACATTGTGGTCTGGAAG GTGCTGTTCCAGCTGCTCGACTGCGTGAGGGCGTCGTCCACCACGGCGGACAAGGAGAAGATCGAGTCTGGCGGGGGGAACATCCTCATCCACCACTCGCGCGACACAGCCGAAAAACAGTGGGCGGAGACGTGGGTGCTGACGCTCGCCGGAGTGGCGCGCATTTTCAACACCAGGCGGTATCTCCTCCAGCAGTTAG GTGATTTCTTCGAGGCCTGGGAGGTGCTGCTTAACCACATTCAGTCGGCCGCTCTCAGCAAAAACAACGAGGTCTCCCTGGCTGCCCTCAAGAGCTTTCAGGAGATCCTACAGATTGTTACACCTGTTAAAGACTCCGACCGACCTTGTGACGCGTTCGCTGCTATGGGCGTCCCCCCGGTGCTCATCGACCCCTTCTCGGCGTCTGGCCCTGGCAGACCCCTGGTGCGCTCGGATTCACTGGTAGAGCGGCTGACGCGGTACAACGGCGCTGAGCTGCAGGCCCCTCCCCCGGGGGAGGAGTCCGCCTTGGAAGACTCTGCGTTGTGGTGGTCGGCGTGGAACACGTGGTATCGAACGGGAACGGACAGCACAAGACCACCGAGTGGCCCGACGGAGAAGTTCTCCTTCATCCCCAGCCAGCCCTTCCTCACAGCATTGATCCAGATTTTCCCCGCACTCTACCAGCACATAAAAGCCAACTTCAGTATGGAGGATCTGAAGAAGCTGGGGGTCATCCTCCACGGGGCCGTGTCGGTGCCCATCAGCAGTGACGCCTCGCCCTTCATCCTCCCCTCCTACACTGAGGCGGTGCTCACCAGCCTGCAGGAAGCTGTGCTCACCGCTCTGGACGTTTTGCAGAAG GCCATCTGCGTCGGCCCGGAGAACCTGCAGGTCATGTACCCGGCCATCTTTGAACAGCTGCTCCTCTTTGTGGAGTTCTCCTGCAAGCCTCCTCAGTACGGCCGGATGGAAACCAAACACGTGGCCAATGCCAAATACAACCAG ATCCAGCTCTTTGCACCG GCGGAATGGGTTGCCTTAAACTATGTGCCCTTTGCTGAGCGCTCcttggaggtggtggtggaccTGTACCATAAAACGGCGTGCCACAAAGCTGTCATCAATGAGAAGGTTCTGCAGAACATAATCAAG ACTTTACGAATGCCCTTGGGTTTGAAGTACGCCTGTCCAGCCGAGAGCACCTGGAAGCTCGCCGTTTCGTCTCTGCTCAAGGTGCTGTCCATTGGACTGCCGGTGGCACGCCAGCACGCCTCGTCCGGAAAGTTCGACACTATGTGGCCCGAGCTGGCCAATGCCTTTGAAGACTTTCTTTTTACCAAAAG CACACCTCCAGATAACCTGTCCATCCAAGAATTTCAGAAGAATGAAGCCGTTGATGTTGAG gtGGTCCAGCTGATCAGCACAGAGATTTTACCGTTTGCCAATTTCATCCCCAAAGACTTTGTTGGCCAGATCATGGCTATGCTCAATAGAGGTTCCATTCACTCGCAGTCTCCCTCGTTCACGG AGGCGGAGATCGACGTGCGGATGAGGGAGGAGTTTTCTAAGGTGTGCTTTGAGACGCTGCTGCAGTTCTCCTTCAGCAACAAGGTGTCCACCCCGCAGGAGGGCTACATCTCTCGCATGGCGCTCTCCGTGCTCCTCAAGAGGTCCCAGGATGTTCTCCGGCGCTACGTCGAGGACGAGAGGTTGAGCGGACACTGCCCCCTCCCCAG GCAACAAGTGACTGAGATCATCTTTGTCTTGAAAGCTATCAGCACTTTGATGGACTCGCTTAAAAAGACGCAGCCAGAAAATG TGGACGGCATCACATGGGCTCAAGTGATCGCCCTGTACCCCACGCTGGTGGAGTGCGTCACGTGCTCCTCGCCTGAGGTGAGCTCGGCCCTGAAGGAGGCCCTGGGGCCCTTTAAAGACTTTATGCAGCCGCCTGTCTCCAGGGTCCAGAACGGAGAGTCCTGA